A single region of the Alteriqipengyuania flavescens genome encodes:
- the parC gene encoding DNA topoisomerase IV subunit A yields MSTDIEDETDPFDAIVNAPFDSALSERYLVYALSTITARSLPDLRDGLKPVHRRLLWTMRQLRLDPGNTFKKSARVVGEVIGKYHPHGDTAAYDAMVRLAQDFSLRYPLVEGQGNFGNIDGDNAAAYRYTEARLTKTAMTLMQGLDEGTVDFIPTYNGEEVEPELMPGPFPNLLANGASGIAVGMATSIPSHNVAEVIDVALELIDNPHAEHARLMELFQGPDFATGGLIVDSPEAIAKAYETGRGSFRVRGRFHAAEAEKAEDREAGIERQKGGGYQLVISEIPYMVQKGKLIEQIAAAISDRKLPILEDVRDESDEQIRIVLLPKSRNVDPELLKESIYKLTDFETRFGLNLNVLDATRTPMVMGLKELVHNWIGSQIEILQRRARHRLEQIARRLELVGGYIIAFLNLDRVIEIIRTEDEPKPVMMAEFELTDRQTEAILNMRLRSLRKLEEMELKREKESLLEEQDGLEKLLASPARQRTRLKRDLAKVQKEYGKDTDLGARRTTIAEAAPTVEFSMDAMIEKEPVTVILSAKGWVRAAKGHVELAGSADGMGDFKYKEGDEAAFAIHAQTTDKLLVVADDGRFFTLGADKLPGARGFGEPIRTMLDIDPKAQIVALLAHRPGGRLLLASNAGKGFAAETDALVAETRKGRQVVNLKAGQRLAVIRPIAEGHDHVAVVGDNRKLVVFNLEEVPVMARGQGVQLQRYRDGGLSDAITFTLEEGLSWQMGGKGDRTRTESDMWQWKVARGAAGRMPPQGFPRDNSFG; encoded by the coding sequence ATGAGCACCGATATCGAAGACGAAACGGACCCGTTCGACGCCATCGTGAACGCCCCTTTCGACAGCGCCCTGTCCGAACGTTATCTCGTCTATGCCCTCTCCACGATAACCGCGCGCAGCCTGCCGGATTTGCGCGACGGGCTGAAGCCGGTCCATCGCCGGCTGCTGTGGACGATGCGCCAGCTCAGGCTCGATCCCGGCAACACCTTCAAGAAGTCCGCCCGCGTGGTCGGCGAGGTGATCGGCAAGTACCACCCGCACGGGGACACCGCCGCTTACGATGCGATGGTCCGACTGGCGCAGGATTTCTCGTTGCGCTATCCGCTGGTCGAAGGGCAAGGCAATTTCGGCAATATCGATGGCGATAATGCCGCTGCCTACCGCTATACCGAAGCGCGCCTGACCAAGACCGCGATGACCCTGATGCAGGGGCTGGACGAAGGCACGGTCGACTTCATCCCGACCTACAATGGCGAGGAAGTGGAGCCGGAGCTGATGCCCGGGCCGTTCCCCAATCTGCTCGCCAACGGAGCCAGCGGCATCGCGGTGGGCATGGCGACCAGCATCCCCAGCCACAATGTGGCCGAAGTGATCGATGTCGCGCTGGAACTGATCGACAACCCGCACGCGGAACACGCGCGGCTGATGGAGCTGTTCCAGGGGCCGGATTTCGCCACCGGCGGCCTGATCGTCGACAGTCCCGAAGCGATTGCCAAGGCTTACGAGACCGGACGCGGCAGCTTCCGCGTGCGCGGCCGTTTCCATGCGGCCGAGGCGGAAAAAGCGGAGGATCGCGAAGCCGGGATCGAACGGCAGAAGGGCGGCGGGTACCAGCTCGTCATCAGCGAAATTCCCTACATGGTGCAGAAAGGCAAGCTGATCGAGCAGATCGCGGCTGCTATTTCGGACCGCAAGCTGCCGATCCTGGAAGACGTGCGCGACGAAAGCGACGAGCAGATCCGCATCGTTCTGCTGCCCAAGAGCCGCAATGTGGACCCGGAGCTGCTGAAGGAATCGATCTACAAGCTGACCGATTTCGAAACCCGCTTCGGCCTCAACCTCAACGTGCTGGACGCCACCCGCACGCCGATGGTGATGGGGCTGAAGGAACTGGTCCACAACTGGATTGGCAGCCAGATCGAGATCCTGCAGCGCCGTGCGCGGCACCGGCTGGAACAGATCGCCAGGCGACTGGAACTTGTCGGCGGCTATATCATCGCCTTCCTCAACCTCGACCGGGTGATCGAGATCATCCGGACCGAGGACGAGCCCAAGCCGGTGATGATGGCCGAGTTCGAGCTGACCGACCGGCAGACCGAAGCGATCCTCAACATGCGGCTGCGGTCCTTGCGCAAGCTGGAAGAGATGGAGCTGAAGCGCGAGAAGGAGAGCCTGCTGGAAGAGCAGGACGGGCTCGAGAAGCTGCTCGCCAGCCCGGCGCGCCAGCGCACGCGGCTGAAGCGCGATCTTGCCAAAGTGCAGAAGGAATACGGCAAGGACACCGATCTCGGCGCGCGGCGCACGACGATTGCGGAAGCCGCGCCCACGGTCGAATTCAGCATGGACGCAATGATCGAGAAGGAACCGGTCACGGTCATCCTTTCCGCCAAGGGCTGGGTGCGCGCGGCGAAAGGCCATGTGGAACTGGCTGGCAGCGCCGACGGCATGGGCGATTTCAAGTACAAGGAAGGCGACGAGGCCGCCTTTGCAATCCATGCGCAGACGACCGACAAGCTGCTGGTCGTCGCCGATGACGGGCGCTTCTTCACTCTGGGCGCCGACAAGCTGCCCGGCGCGCGCGGCTTCGGCGAGCCGATCCGCACGATGCTGGACATCGATCCCAAGGCGCAAATCGTGGCGCTGCTGGCGCACAGGCCAGGCGGCAGGCTGCTGCTGGCGAGCAACGCGGGGAAGGGCTTTGCCGCGGAAACCGATGCGCTGGTCGCCGAAACGCGCAAGGGGCGCCAGGTGGTCAATCTGAAAGCCGGCCAGCGTCTTGCCGTGATCCGCCCGATCGCCGAGGGGCACGATCACGTCGCGGTTGTCGGCGACAACCGCAAGCTGGTGGTCTTCAACCTGGAGGAAGTGCCGGTGATGGCGCGCGGGCAGGGCGTGCAGCTGCAGCGTTATCGCGACGGCGGATTGTCCGACGCGATAACCTTCACGCTGGAGGAAGGCCTGAGCTGGCAGATGGGCGGCAAGGGTGACCGGACCCGCACCGAAAGCGACATGTGGCAGTGGAAGGTGGCGCGCGGCGCCGCCGGCCGGATGCCGCCGCAGGGCTTCCCCCGCGACAACAGCTTCGGTTGA
- a CDS encoding type 1 glutamine amidotransferase domain-containing protein, protein MQTNRIMILATDGFEQSELMKPKANLEANGVETVVVSLESGEIKGWDQTDWGESVKVDKTVDEVDSIDGFDALLLPGGQINPDILRMNERAIALVRDFETQGKPIAAICHAPWLLAEADVIKGRTVTSWPSLRTDLANAGANVVDEEVVVDGNLITSRKPEDIAAFSQALLEKLGMTVEKREMESA, encoded by the coding sequence ATGCAGACCAACCGCATCATGATCCTCGCAACCGACGGTTTCGAACAGTCGGAGCTGATGAAACCAAAGGCCAACCTGGAAGCGAACGGCGTCGAAACGGTCGTCGTCAGCCTTGAAAGCGGCGAGATCAAGGGCTGGGACCAGACGGATTGGGGCGAAAGCGTCAAGGTCGACAAGACGGTCGACGAAGTGGACAGCATCGACGGGTTCGACGCGCTGTTGCTACCAGGCGGCCAGATAAACCCGGACATCCTGCGCATGAACGAACGGGCCATCGCCCTCGTCCGCGACTTCGAAACCCAGGGCAAGCCGATTGCCGCAATCTGCCATGCGCCGTGGCTGCTCGCCGAAGCGGACGTCATAAAGGGCCGCACGGTCACCAGCTGGCCCTCGCTCCGCACGGACCTCGCCAATGCCGGCGCGAATGTGGTGGACGAGGAAGTCGTCGTGGACGGCAACCTGATTACCAGCCGCAAACCGGAAGATATCGCCGCATTCTCGCAGGCACTGCTCGAAAAGCTGGGCATGACCGTCGAGAAGCGCGAGATGGAAAGCGCCTGA
- a CDS encoding DUF4349 domain-containing protein has protein sequence MMMRLGLKMGVCALALAAAACSEADNSSYTDAAGEAEMAQVDMASEAAVESTADAATATSTTEAGSVPELEMPATMPKIAYEYQYGFSLPGDDIVDLQRRHADMCEAKGPEVCRILGMTGASADNEGQGRLELAVRSEVARGFGSELAQATENAGGEQVSTGITGEDLSKQMVDTEARLEARKALRDRLMADLKTRRGSVGEMVQAEREVAKVTEEIEAAEAWVAEMQGRVSFSRMTLDYESSTPMGGSFSRPIGDALGNVGGILGTVIAWLLMLGAGVAPVAALVWGAMRINRWSERRDAERMAAETPAEA, from the coding sequence ATGATGATGCGACTCGGATTGAAAATGGGTGTTTGCGCGCTGGCCCTGGCAGCGGCCGCGTGTTCGGAAGCGGACAATTCCAGCTACACGGACGCTGCGGGCGAAGCCGAAATGGCGCAGGTCGACATGGCAAGCGAGGCTGCGGTCGAGTCGACTGCGGATGCTGCCACTGCAACCAGCACGACCGAAGCTGGCAGCGTGCCCGAACTCGAAATGCCGGCGACGATGCCCAAGATCGCCTATGAATACCAGTACGGTTTCAGCCTGCCGGGCGACGACATCGTCGACCTGCAGCGGCGCCATGCCGACATGTGCGAGGCGAAAGGGCCGGAGGTGTGCCGGATCCTCGGCATGACCGGCGCCAGTGCCGACAACGAAGGCCAGGGCAGGCTGGAACTGGCAGTGCGGTCCGAAGTCGCACGCGGCTTCGGCAGCGAGCTGGCGCAGGCGACGGAGAATGCGGGCGGTGAGCAAGTCTCCACCGGAATCACGGGCGAGGACCTGTCGAAGCAGATGGTCGATACCGAGGCCCGGCTGGAAGCGCGCAAGGCGCTGCGCGACCGGCTGATGGCGGACCTCAAGACCCGGCGCGGCTCGGTCGGCGAGATGGTGCAGGCCGAACGCGAGGTGGCGAAAGTCACCGAAGAGATCGAGGCGGCCGAGGCATGGGTGGCAGAGATGCAGGGTCGCGTGTCCTTCAGCCGGATGACTCTCGACTACGAAAGCTCGACCCCGATGGGCGGCAGCTTCTCACGCCCCATCGGCGATGCGCTAGGCAATGTCGGCGGCATTCTGGGCACGGTGATCGCATGGTTGCTGATGCTGGGCGCGGGCGTTGCCCCGGTCGCGGCGCTGGTGTGGGGTGCGATGCGGATCAACCGCTGGAGCGAACGACGCGACGCCGAACGGATGGCGGCCGAAACGCCGGCGGAAGCCTAG
- a CDS encoding 2Fe-2S iron-sulfur cluster-binding protein: MVNFTRRDGTVLSVEAGEDESLLTVAQNAGLPLEGTCEGQMACSTCHVYVAREWFEKLEPPREEEEDMLDLAAAARANSRLSCQIELTAELDGIAITIPPTSYDQSR; this comes from the coding sequence ATGGTCAACTTCACCCGCCGCGACGGCACGGTGCTGAGCGTGGAAGCGGGCGAGGACGAGAGCCTGCTCACCGTGGCCCAGAACGCCGGCTTGCCGCTGGAGGGGACGTGCGAGGGGCAGATGGCGTGCTCCACCTGCCACGTTTACGTCGCGCGCGAATGGTTCGAGAAACTGGAACCGCCGCGCGAGGAGGAAGAGGACATGCTGGACCTTGCCGCCGCCGCGCGTGCGAATTCGCGGCTGTCCTGCCAGATCGAGCTGACGGCGGAACTGGACGGGATCGCCATAACGATCCCGCCCACGTCCTACGACCAGAGCCGCTAG
- a CDS encoding cysteine desulfurase family protein: MIYLDYQATTPLAPEARDAMLRWLDGPGGEGFGNPHSPHRMGRAAHAAVEMAREQVASLFPANGRVIFTSGATEAVNLAIRGVLSAARSEGKPRGSVSVSAIEHACVLDTARALGAAHILNVGKDGQCNTKQDLPNDCRLVCLMQVNNEIGTIQPTVDWHRKAKEANALYLCDAVQAFGKMEVTGADLIAVSAHKLHGPKGIGALWVRNGVDLGEVQTGGGQEFGLRSGTLSPALCAGFGAAVAECKDRMGRDAEHVETLWQRARILFADWDLNGSEDTRWHGNLNIRRKGLDVNRLMSDCRKVMFSAGSACASGSGRPSHVLEAIGLSAKKAKSSIRLGWGRYTTLAEIEEAAELINAAADRQQ, translated from the coding sequence ATGATCTATCTTGATTACCAGGCCACGACCCCGCTGGCGCCCGAAGCGCGCGATGCCATGCTGCGCTGGCTCGACGGGCCGGGGGGCGAGGGGTTCGGCAATCCGCACAGCCCGCACCGCATGGGGCGCGCGGCCCATGCCGCGGTTGAGATGGCGCGCGAGCAGGTCGCCTCCCTGTTTCCCGCCAACGGCCGGGTCATCTTTACTTCCGGCGCGACCGAGGCGGTCAACCTCGCCATCCGCGGCGTGCTGTCTGCGGCGCGCAGCGAGGGCAAGCCGCGCGGCAGCGTCTCGGTATCCGCAATCGAACATGCCTGCGTGCTGGACACCGCCCGCGCATTGGGGGCGGCGCATATCCTGAACGTGGGGAAAGACGGGCAGTGCAACACGAAACAGGACCTGCCGAACGATTGCCGCCTCGTCTGCCTGATGCAGGTCAATAACGAAATCGGCACGATCCAGCCGACGGTCGACTGGCACCGCAAGGCGAAAGAGGCGAACGCGCTGTACCTGTGCGATGCGGTGCAAGCGTTCGGCAAGATGGAGGTGACCGGGGCAGACCTGATCGCCGTCTCCGCCCACAAGCTGCACGGGCCCAAGGGCATCGGTGCGCTGTGGGTGCGCAACGGGGTGGACCTGGGCGAGGTGCAGACCGGCGGCGGGCAGGAATTTGGCCTGCGTTCGGGCACGCTGAGCCCGGCACTGTGCGCCGGCTTCGGCGCCGCGGTGGCGGAATGCAAGGACCGCATGGGCCGCGATGCGGAGCACGTCGAAACGCTCTGGCAGCGCGCCCGCATCCTCTTCGCCGACTGGGACCTGAACGGTAGCGAGGACACGCGCTGGCACGGCAATCTCAACATCCGCCGCAAGGGGCTCGATGTGAACCGCCTGATGAGCGATTGCCGCAAGGTGATGTTCTCTGCCGGGTCCGCCTGCGCCAGCGGATCGGGCCGGCCGAGCCATGTGCTGGAAGCGATCGGCCTGTCGGCGAAGAAGGCGAAAAGCTCGATCCGGCTGGGCTGGGGCCGCTACACCACGCTGGCGGAAATCGAGGAAGCGGCGGAGTTGATCAACGCCGCGGCGGATCGCCAGCAGTGA
- a CDS encoding cysteine desulfurase family protein, translating to MEAYVTDRIYLDHAASSPLRPEARAAMEEGFAIWANPSSPHAEGRKARAALEDARARIKAALGWEGEVILTSGASEAAALALSKAKGGARLVFSVEHDAVRNAAPVAEQLPVRPDGRIDMGALHEALEREAPVVAIQQVNSETGVVQDMAAIAAMVRDAGGRLLADCSQGAAKMPLPPCDMAIVSAHKFGGPIGVGALLVRDFAMLEPAGGQERGYRRGTENLPGALGMAAALEAAKQYYLDPAILAPLGTLKERIVAAGLPWIPDMLAETSPYILPLAMPGMSASAQVMRFDMAGIALSQGSACSSGTLKTSRVFEAMGFDPGLAERVIRVSFGWSTTRADVERFCETWYELAGVGA from the coding sequence CTGGAGGCCTACGTCACCGACCGCATCTATCTCGACCACGCCGCCAGCAGCCCGCTGCGCCCCGAAGCTCGCGCCGCGATGGAGGAGGGCTTTGCCATCTGGGCCAATCCAAGCAGTCCGCATGCCGAAGGCCGCAAGGCCCGCGCCGCGCTCGAAGACGCAAGAGCCCGGATCAAGGCAGCGCTCGGTTGGGAAGGCGAAGTCATCCTGACCTCAGGCGCTAGCGAGGCGGCGGCGTTGGCACTAAGCAAGGCCAAGGGCGGTGCGCGCCTCGTCTTCAGCGTCGAGCACGACGCGGTGCGCAATGCCGCGCCGGTTGCTGAGCAGCTCCCGGTCCGCCCCGATGGCAGGATCGACATGGGCGCGTTGCACGAGGCGCTCGAGCGGGAAGCGCCGGTTGTCGCCATCCAGCAAGTCAATTCCGAAACTGGCGTGGTGCAGGACATGGCTGCCATTGCCGCAATGGTGCGCGATGCGGGCGGCCGCCTGCTCGCCGATTGTTCGCAGGGTGCCGCGAAGATGCCCCTGCCGCCGTGCGACATGGCAATCGTTTCGGCGCACAAGTTCGGCGGGCCGATCGGCGTCGGTGCGCTGCTGGTTCGCGACTTCGCCATGCTTGAACCGGCGGGCGGGCAGGAACGTGGCTATCGGCGCGGGACGGAGAATTTGCCCGGCGCGCTGGGCATGGCAGCCGCATTGGAAGCGGCCAAGCAGTACTATCTCGACCCCGCCATCCTCGCGCCGCTCGGCACGCTCAAGGAGCGCATCGTGGCGGCTGGCCTGCCGTGGATCCCGGACATGTTGGCGGAAACATCGCCCTATATCCTGCCGCTCGCCATGCCCGGAATGTCTGCCAGCGCGCAGGTGATGCGTTTCGACATGGCCGGCATCGCCCTGTCGCAGGGTAGCGCGTGTTCGTCCGGCACGCTCAAGACCAGCCGGGTGTTCGAGGCGATGGGCTTCGATCCCGGCCTTGCCGAGCGGGTCATCCGCGTCAGTTTCGGCTGGAGCACGACCCGCGCCGATGTCGAGAGGTTTTGCGAGACGTGGTACGAACTGGCAGGGGTGGGCGCATGA
- a CDS encoding alpha/beta hydrolase, translating into MPAVIFPGPEGRLEGRFQPAPRPRAPVAMILHPHSQSGGTMNDQIVQRLYKTFVNRGFAVLRFNFRGVGRSQGSFDNGIGELNDAAAALDWVQTIHPEAQVTWVAGVSYGALIGMQLLMRRPEIRGFISVAPPANMYDFSFLAPCPASGIFVQGAADTVVQPAAVEKLVEKLRTQKHITIHHDVIPRANHFFENEQAELMRSIDNYLDFRLDPACPIR; encoded by the coding sequence ATGCCCGCCGTCATTTTTCCCGGTCCCGAAGGTCGTCTAGAGGGGCGCTTCCAGCCGGCCCCGCGTCCGCGCGCACCCGTCGCCATGATCCTGCACCCGCACAGCCAGAGCGGCGGGACGATGAACGACCAGATCGTGCAGCGCCTGTACAAGACCTTCGTCAATCGCGGCTTCGCCGTGCTGCGCTTCAATTTTCGCGGCGTCGGCCGCAGCCAGGGCAGCTTCGACAACGGTATCGGCGAGCTGAACGATGCCGCCGCCGCGCTCGACTGGGTGCAGACGATCCATCCCGAAGCGCAGGTCACCTGGGTCGCCGGCGTCAGCTACGGCGCGCTGATCGGCATGCAGCTGCTGATGCGCCGCCCGGAAATCCGGGGCTTCATCTCTGTCGCCCCGCCGGCGAATATGTACGACTTTTCCTTCCTCGCCCCCTGCCCCGCCAGCGGCATTTTCGTGCAGGGCGCGGCAGACACTGTGGTACAGCCGGCGGCTGTGGAAAAGCTTGTGGAAAAGCTGCGGACGCAAAAGCATATCACGATCCACCACGACGTGATCCCGCGTGCGAACCATTTCTTCGAGAATGAACAGGCCGAATTGATGCGGTCGATCGACAACTATCTCGACTTCCGGCTGGACCCGGCCTGCCCGATCCGCTGA
- a CDS encoding energy transducer TonB, producing the protein MSYAQQTITPAQRVSSVGTVVLIHAGIGALLVVGLNATGVIGAAPERIDTFEIPEDKPTPPPPPEPDQPERTEVESVITMPPVPNPIPRPDDFRTPTTDENANEGVTADPNANDERPSPGPSASPSASPSPSPSPPPLFDPLPPRPSNEQGGWVTARDYPSIELRRGNEGVTAYRLSVSSSGRVSACQVTRSSGHSRLDEKACDAITRRARFTPAQDRNGNSVVGTYTGQVRWQIPR; encoded by the coding sequence ATGTCCTATGCCCAACAGACAATAACCCCCGCCCAGCGCGTTTCATCGGTCGGCACGGTGGTGCTGATCCACGCCGGCATCGGCGCATTGCTCGTCGTCGGCCTCAACGCCACCGGCGTGATCGGCGCTGCCCCCGAGCGCATCGACACGTTCGAAATACCCGAGGACAAACCGACACCGCCCCCGCCGCCCGAGCCGGACCAGCCCGAGCGGACCGAAGTCGAAAGCGTCATCACGATGCCCCCCGTTCCGAACCCGATTCCGCGTCCGGACGATTTCCGCACGCCGACGACCGACGAAAATGCGAACGAAGGCGTTACCGCCGATCCCAACGCCAATGACGAGCGCCCCAGTCCCGGGCCAAGCGCATCGCCGTCGGCATCCCCCAGTCCTTCACCCAGTCCGCCCCCGCTGTTCGACCCCCTCCCTCCGCGCCCCAGTAACGAACAAGGCGGTTGGGTCACCGCGCGCGACTATCCTTCGATCGAGCTGCGCCGCGGCAACGAGGGTGTGACGGCCTACCGCCTCTCTGTCTCCAGCAGCGGCCGGGTGTCGGCCTGCCAGGTCACACGTTCCTCCGGCCACTCCCGCCTGGACGAGAAGGCTTGCGACGCAATCACGCGCCGCGCCCGCTTCACGCCGGCACAGGACCGGAACGGCAATTCGGTGGTCGGCACATACACCGGCC